A window from Opitutia bacterium ISCC 52 encodes these proteins:
- a CDS encoding glycerol-3-phosphate dehydrogenase/oxidase — translation MNRARGIERIKSESLPWDVVIIGGGATGLGCALDSVSRGYRTLLLEEADFANGTSSRSTKLIHGGVRYLRQGNVSLVKESLAERGWLLNHVPYLVTPQPFLIPTYSWAETWYYRMGLWMYDRLAGSLRIHSSKRCNKEQALARVPTLKPDTLAGGVVYWDGQFDDARLCMQTVKTIWRRGHVALNYMKVTRLNKEAGRVTGIEALDTVSHETISIKARVVIQATGIFSDAIRNEDTPNVKPIIRSSRGSHLVVDGDFLPNGNAIMVPKTSDGRLLFLVPWLGKVIVGTTDVPDDDLCLEPKPTEEEIAFMLENAAPYLTRPIEKKDIRSVYSGLRPLVMDPRKQGDTSALSRNHVIEVSPSGLITIAGGKWTTFRKMGEDAIDKAIEVGQLAERASRSMATRYSAYDEDLPKEPTRFGQYGIDARHLKTMISWKPKWDEAIHERLPYCWAEVMWAIENELVESVEDVLSRRTRSLLLDAQAAIEAALEVARFMAKKMDRDEAWVQSSVDSFLEIAKNYLPIS, via the coding sequence ATGAATCGCGCACGAGGTATCGAACGTATCAAATCGGAATCTCTTCCCTGGGATGTGGTCATCATCGGAGGGGGAGCTACCGGGTTGGGGTGTGCGTTGGATTCTGTCTCTAGGGGCTACCGAACATTGCTTCTGGAAGAGGCGGACTTCGCCAACGGTACATCGAGTCGCAGTACCAAGCTGATCCATGGAGGAGTTCGATACTTGCGACAAGGAAACGTATCTTTGGTTAAAGAATCCCTGGCTGAACGTGGGTGGCTTTTAAACCACGTGCCTTACCTGGTTACGCCGCAACCCTTTCTTATTCCCACCTACTCCTGGGCTGAAACTTGGTACTATCGCATGGGGCTATGGATGTATGATCGCTTGGCAGGGAGTCTACGCATTCATTCCTCCAAGCGCTGCAACAAAGAGCAGGCGCTTGCGCGAGTTCCTACTTTAAAACCGGATACCCTGGCTGGTGGTGTGGTTTATTGGGATGGTCAATTCGATGATGCCCGCTTGTGCATGCAGACTGTGAAAACGATTTGGAGACGGGGTCATGTGGCTCTCAACTACATGAAAGTGACCCGACTCAACAAAGAGGCAGGTAGAGTTACGGGTATTGAAGCTCTTGATACGGTTAGCCATGAAACGATCTCGATCAAGGCCCGTGTAGTTATTCAAGCCACCGGGATATTTTCCGATGCCATTCGAAATGAAGACACTCCAAATGTGAAGCCGATCATTCGTTCTAGTCGAGGAAGCCACCTGGTTGTAGACGGAGATTTTCTTCCAAACGGAAACGCCATCATGGTCCCGAAAACGTCCGACGGGCGCTTGTTGTTTCTAGTCCCCTGGTTGGGGAAAGTAATTGTTGGAACGACCGATGTACCCGATGACGATCTCTGCCTGGAACCAAAGCCAACTGAAGAGGAAATAGCATTCATGTTGGAGAATGCAGCGCCCTATCTGACTCGCCCCATTGAGAAGAAAGATATCCGCAGCGTGTATTCAGGTCTTCGTCCGCTTGTTATGGATCCGAGAAAGCAGGGAGATACATCCGCCCTTTCCCGGAATCATGTCATCGAAGTGAGTCCTTCAGGTTTGATAACCATCGCCGGAGGTAAATGGACAACCTTTCGGAAGATGGGAGAGGATGCCATAGATAAGGCTATCGAAGTGGGGCAACTCGCGGAACGAGCCTCTCGTTCCATGGCCACTCGTTACTCTGCTTACGACGAAGATCTTCCCAAGGAGCCGACACGGTTTGGTCAATATGGGATCGATGCCAGGCATTTGAAGACGATGATTTCCTGGAAGCCGAAATGGGACGAAGCCATCCATGAGCGATTGCCCTATTGTTGGGCGGAGGTCATGTGGGCCATTGAGAACGAACTCGTAGAATCGGTAGAAGATGTTTTATCACGCCGAACACGTTCTTTATTACTCGATGCGCAGGCGGCTATTGAAGCAGCTCTAGAGGTCGCCCGGTTCATGGCTAAGAAAATGGATCGTGATGAAGCGTGGGTTCAATCTTCCGTTGATTCATTTCTGGAAATCGCAAAGAACTATTTACCAATATCATGA